From the genome of Adhaeribacter pallidiroseus:
AATAATTAAAAGTATTACCCGCCGGACCGGTTGGCGTAATAGTAGCGGTTTCTCCAGCGCAAATGGCTAGGCCGGCTACCGCAATAGTGGGTGGATTTGGAATCTGATTTATCGTGATGACGGTTTGGCTCGGATCTCCTTGTTGCGCAATGGAAGGATCGTTAGATCGGCCGCACTCATTCGCAAAACTGACAGAGACTTGATAATCCCCTATATTGGGAAACCGGATTACGGGATATTTTGAAGTAGCGGATGTTCCTTCTACATAAGTAGCCCCACTGGTACCCGATACTACCCACTGGAAGGAGCCAGCGACTTCGGTACCCAAATTGGCATCGTAATTTACGTTTTGAGCCGTGAACGCAATAGTGGTGTCGCCGCAAACCGGACCAATGCCGCTTAATTGCACTTCGGGGAAGGCAATCAATACACTTTGCGAGGTAGTGTCGCGGCCGCAGCGGTTCTCTACGATCAATTGAATCTGGAACCGGCCTTGAGCGGTAAACTGGTAAACCGGCGTAGCGGACGTGTCGGTAGTGTTGTCAATGTAAATAAACCCGGTGGCAGGCTGGCCCTGATTATTCAATACCGCCCATTTACGGGTTATTTTGCCGCCTCTGGCCTCGGTAGTATCCGATACAGTTACGTTTACCGGTACACAAGGAGCCGGATCTAAAGGGTTTGCGGCAGGTGGTTCGGCCCGTTCTTTTTTCACGATTTCCATACCGGCCACCGGTTTAGTAGCAATCTGATACAACTTTGTTACGGTGGTACTGCAAGCAGCCGTTACAGCGGTTATGCTGATGGGGAAAGTACCTGTAGTGTCAAAAGGAATGGTATTCCGGATAAAGTTCTGGGCCGTGAACAATGAAGGATCGTAGCTTTCAGGCGTTCCGTCCGGAGTCCAGCGAACAATATACTGGGTAATATTGGCCGCATTCGCCGCCGAAATATTGTTAAATAATTTTGCTCTCACGTTCACTGAGGAATCCTCCGGAATGCAAATTTCAAAATTAGCACTGTCAATAACATCGGCCGGCGTAAAAACAGGCCCGCCATCAATGGTTACCGATTGCGGTGCAGATGCTGCCGAACGACAACCTGCCCCCGGCGTAGCGGCTACTACGGTTACGTTAAATTGTTTGGAACCAGCGCCCAAATAAATAAAAGGATGCGCCACTGTGAAACCTTCGGCGGTAGTGCCATCGCCAAAATCCCAGATATAATCTAAATTCGGATCTTCCGTTCCATTAACCCGGAAGTTCATGGGAACGCCGGAACACTGAGGACTAGCGGTAGTTATGGTAAATTGGGGAGCTACTAAATCAGCAGTCCTGCGGGATACAGTTACGGGCTTGGAAGTGTTAGCCCCACCGGGGCAAGACCCGCTTCTACTCGTAACTTCGTAATAAATATCGGCGATCCGGCCTTGTTGGGCTTCTATAAAGGCTTGGGTAACGGTAAAGGTTTGGTTGGTATCTCCGGGAGCAGCGTCTCTTCCGCTGATCTTCCATTTGTATTTTAAATCCGGATTGTTAAGACCTTCGTTGGCAGTGATAGTAATCGAGCCGCCATTACAAACAAAAAGCGAAACAGGGCCTGCTGGAGTTATTCTATTTGGAAGGGGACATTGTTGCGCGTAAGTAAAAACCGAGAAAAGTACAAAAACCAGAGATAAGTATAAGTAACGTAAAAGCTGCTGCATTGAGGTGAAATTATAAATCGCCTGAATCTACTAGTAAATTTGATAAATTTAAGCAAAACTAGGAGAAAATATGCGAATGCAATTTTAAAATTTTTATAACGTTATTAATGATTACTGGTTATTTTTGAATGTAGCTAACGCCTCTTTATAGGTGTTTATGGCCCTTTTTCGCGCTAATTCGTGGTTAACCAAAGGCTTATTATAATTGGAACTTTCCCATTCGGGCACCCAGTGCTGCACGTATAATTTTTGCCGGTCGAATTTTTGAATTTGTGCGCTGGGGTTAAATACCCGGAAGTAAGGGGCTGCATCGCAGCCCGAACCGGCGGCCCACTGCCAGCCGCCGTTATTCGCTGCTAAGTCGTAATCCAGTAATTTACCGGCAAAATAAGCTTCGCCCCAGCGCCAATCAATGAGTAAATGTTTGCACAAAAAACTGGCAACTACCATCCGGACCCGGTTGTGCATAAACCCGGTAGCGTTTAACTCGCGCATGCCGGCATCTACCAGCGGGTAGCCGGTAGTACCGGCGCACCAATGCGCAAATTCATCTTCGTTGTTGCGCCAGGGAATGTGGTTGTAGGCGGGTTTAAAGGCCTGGATCGCCACCTGCGGAAAATGGTACAGGATCATGTGGTAAAAGTCGCGCCAAATAAGTTCATTCAGCCAAGTAGAATTTAAACGTTGCGCCAACCGTACTGTTTCGCGGATGCTGATCGTGCCAAAGCGTAAATGCAAGCTTAACCGGGAGGTTCCGGACTGGGCCGGGTAATCCCTTGTTTGGTCGTATGTTTTAATAATTGCTTCCGGCGCTATCTTACCCGGAAACCTGATAGAAGTAGGTTTAAACCCGATCTCGGCCAGGGTAGGCAGGGGAAAAGGAGCCGTACCTACTAAATTTTTAAAATATTGCTCGGTAGGGTACGATTGCACGTAAAAGTTATTCAGGGTCAGGAACCAGCGTTTTTTGTAGGGCGTAAAAACCGTGTAAGGTTTGCCGTCGGGTTTAACTACCTCGTTTTTCTCGAAAATTACCTGGTCCTTAAACGTATGAAAAGAGATGTTTTCTGCCGCTAGTAAATTCCGGATTTCCGTATCGCGTTGTTCGGCGTAGGGTTCGTAGTCGTGGTTGGTGTATACAGCCGCAATTTTTAAATTTTGCATCAGATCCGCGAATACAGCCCGGGGTTGGCCCTTTTTCACTAAAAGCCCGGAACCTGCCTGCTGCAAACTGCGGGCGAGTTCCGTAATGGTATCGTGAATAAATTGTACCCTTGGGTCGTGCGTATCCGGGAGTTTATCCAGGATATCCGTATCAAAAATAAATAAAGGTAATACGGGCGTTCCGCCTTTTAAAGCGTGGTACAAGCCAGCGTTATCCGGAAGGCGTAAATCGCGGCGAAACCAAAAAATGGCAACGGGAGTAGTAGACAGCATTTTTTAAATTATGATTACCGAAGCGACGATAAACCGCCATCCATAGCAATTACCTGGCCCGTCATCCAAGCGGCTGCGTCGGATAATAAAAATTGAGCAAGCGCGGCTACTTCTGCGGGCGTGCCGGTGCGGTTAAGCGGATGTCTTTTGCCGGCCGCTTCGCGTTTTTCGGGCGTAGCTAGTAAGTGGCCGGCTAAAGGTGTATCGGTAAGCGAAGGCGCAATAACATTTACCCGGATTTTTAACGGGGCCCATTC
Proteins encoded in this window:
- a CDS encoding cryptochrome/photolyase family protein, which produces MLSTTPVAIFWFRRDLRLPDNAGLYHALKGGTPVLPLFIFDTDILDKLPDTHDPRVQFIHDTITELARSLQQAGSGLLVKKGQPRAVFADLMQNLKIAAVYTNHDYEPYAEQRDTEIRNLLAAENISFHTFKDQVIFEKNEVVKPDGKPYTVFTPYKKRWFLTLNNFYVQSYPTEQYFKNLVGTAPFPLPTLAEIGFKPTSIRFPGKIAPEAIIKTYDQTRDYPAQSGTSRLSLHLRFGTISIRETVRLAQRLNSTWLNELIWRDFYHMILYHFPQVAIQAFKPAYNHIPWRNNEDEFAHWCAGTTGYPLVDAGMRELNATGFMHNRVRMVVASFLCKHLLIDWRWGEAYFAGKLLDYDLAANNGGWQWAAGSGCDAAPYFRVFNPSAQIQKFDRQKLYVQHWVPEWESSNYNKPLVNHELARKRAINTYKEALATFKNNQ